Below is a window of Candidatus Krumholzibacteriia bacterium DNA.
CACGGTGTCGCTCGCCTCGACGTATTCCTTGATCTCCTCGGCCAGCTCGGTGAGGGCGCCGTCCACGATGCCGTGCACCGTGTCGCGTTCGTACCCGCTCTTCGTCCGCCGTCCGGCCTTGACACCAGTGAGGATCTCCAGGCCCTGGTCGACGCTGCGCACCGCATGGAGGTGGAACTTGCCGGCTCGCACCGCCGCCACCACGTCCTTGCGCAGCATGAGTTCCGGCGCGTTCGTCCCCGGGAAGATCACGCCCTGGGTGCCGGTGAGCCCCCGCGCCTTGCAGGTGTCGAAGAAACCTTCGATCTTCTCGTTGATGCCGCCGATGGGCTGGATCTCGCCCTTCTGATTGATGGATCCCGTCACCGCCAGATCCTGCCGGAGCGGCAGTCGGGCGATGGCGGAAATCAGGGCGAAGAGCTCCGCCGCCGAGGCGCTGTCGCCGTCCACGCCACCGTAGGACTGCTCGAAAGCGATGCTCGCCGAGAGCGTGAGCGGCCGTTGCTGGGCGTACTTGCCGCGCAGATACCCCGCCAGGATGAGCATCCCTTTGTCGTGGGTCGAGCCGGAGAGGTTCGATTCCCGTTCGATGTTGATGATTCCCGACCTCCCCATGGAGACCTCGCTGGTGAGACGCGACGGCCGCCCGAAGGTGTAGTCCCCGAGGTCGAACACGGTGAGGCCGTTCAACTGGCCGATCTTCTTGCCCCGCAGGTCCAGGAGTAGGGCGCCCTCGTTGATGGAGCGCTGCACCCGCTCTTCCAGCAGGTTCACCCGCTGCACGCGCTGCTGCAGGGCCTGGTCCACGTGCGCCACACCGATGGTGCGGCTCCGGTTCTTCTTCGCCCAGTAATGCGCCTCCCGCGCCACATCGGCGATGTCGCTGAAGCGGGTGCTGAGCCGGTCCTGCCGGCCGGCGAAGCGCGCCCCGAATTCCAGAATGCCGGCGACGCCGCTCCCATCGAAGGGCAGCAGGTTCTCGCTCTCCGCCAGGGTGGCGAGAAAGCGGGCGTACTGTTGCATGCTGCGCCGCGTCCTGGGCATGGAAGAGTCGAAGTCCGCCTTCACCTTGAAGATCTTGCGGAACTCGTCGTCGTAGGCGTGCAGCATGCTGTAGGTGAGGACGTCGCCGATGACCACCACCTTGACGTCCAAGGTCACCGGCTCCGGCTTGAGAGCCGAGGCGGCGATCAAGGGCGACTCGGGAGGATGGATCTCGGCCTTGCGATTCTTGAGCGTGCGCTTGAGCAGCGGCCACAGGCCGGGCTCACCGACGTCGTGCAAGTTGAAGACCAGGTAACCGCCGTGCGCCCGCAGCAGGCTGCCGGCGCTGATGCGGGTGAAATCCGAGCGCCAACCGCCGCTGCGGAGCGGCACGAAGTCCACGCCACCGAAGAGGTTGCGGAGCGTCGGCGACGACTCGATGACCACCGGCGGGCCCTTGGACTCCGCGTGGTCCACCACCAGGTTCACCTCGTACTCCCGGAGCCGCGGCGTCGGGCCGGTGTCCTCGTCGCCCGAACCTTCCTGCGCGGCGCGGGCGAACTTGGCGAGGGAATCGAGGATGTGCTCCTGCACCGCGGCGAGATAGGCGAGCAGGCGCGGCAGCTTGGCATACTTCTCCTGCAGTTCCTTGAGCGGGTCGCGGACGACGAGGGTGGCGAAGTGACGGTCCAGCTTGCGCAGCGATTCGCCGAGCTCCTTCTCGATGCGCCGCCCCTCCTGCAAGACGCTCTGCAGACCGACCGTGAGCTTCTCGTACTTCCCGCGCAGGGTCTTGAGCTCGTCGCGGCCGAAGCGGCCCTCGTCAGCCATGTCCTTGAGCCGCTCCATGGGCAGCGGCTCGCCCGCCACCAAGGCGTGCAGCTCCGCGTGGGTGAGCGCGCCCATCTGGATCTGCACGATGCGGAAGCCCTCTTTCTCGACCCGCCCCTCGAACTCCTTGAACGCCGCGCGACCGCGCTCCTTGAAGACCTCCAACGTCCGCCGGTGGCGCGTCTGGTAGGCCTCGCTTTCGAAGACTTCCGGCAGGCTGCGCCGGACGAACTCCATCAGGTCGCGCATGTCCTGGCGCAGCATGCGGCCGGTGCCGGCGGGAAGTTGCAAGGCCCACGGCTCTTCCGGTCGCTCGAAGTTGTGGACGTAGCAGAGATCGGGCGGCACCGGGCCGGTCACGTGCAGCTCTTCGAAGAGCCGGCAGATCGTCGTCGTCTTGCCCGTGCCCGTGAGGCCGACGACGAAGATGTTGTACCCCGGGCTTTGGATCTCGAGTCCCAAGCGCAGCGCCGCCAGGGCCTTGGGCTGGCCGTAGATCTCCGGCCGGGTCGGGAGCGCGCGGGTGTCGCGGAAACCGAGCTGGCGCGGCGCACAGGTCCAGCGCAGCTTGGCGGCAGGCAGCTCGGGGTGACGCCGGGCTCTCTTCAAGCGTGGTTCCATCGGATCCAGCGGCCGAGGAGGCCCGAGCCGAGCGCGGCTACGGCGATCGCCGACGCACGCCGGCATGTTGGAGAAAGAGCAGGCGATCGAGTTGGTGCCGAAGGCGGGACTCGAACCCGCACGAGGTTTCCCTCACTGCGCCCTGAACGCAGCGCGTCTGCCAGTTCCACCACTTCGGCACCCGGAACATCGCGGCCCGCGGACGGCGCCGGACAGGAACGAACCTCTTGCATCCGGGGCGTGCGGCGGATTCTACGGAACCCCCGGGAAGGGTGTCAACGACCCACACAGCAACGCATCGCGCAGCGCCGCTTCGGGTTGCACCGTTCGGCCGCTTGCCGGCCGCGCCGCGGCCTGCTACGTTGCCGGTGCCGGCGAGAACAACCGAGGGGTGCCGTGGGCGATACGAACGGCAAGGCGGCCGAACGCGGCATCAAGATCGTCACCACCAACCGCAAGGCCCATTACGACTACCACATCCTCGACCGCATCGAGGCCGGCATCGCCCTCCAGGGCACCGAGGTGAAATCGCTCCGGGCCGGGCGGATCAACCTCAAGGACAGCTACGCCGAGTTCCGGGATGGCGAGCTCTTCCTGGTGGGTGCGCACATCAGCCCCTACGAGCAGGGGAACCGCTTCAATCACGACCCGGAGCGGGAGCGCAAGCTCCTCCTCCACCGGCGCGAGATCCTGCGCTACGGGCTGAAGGCGCGGGAGAAGGGGCTCACCATCGTGCCCCTGCGCGTTTACTTCAAGGACCGCCGGGTCAAGGTGGAGCTGGCCTTGGTGAAGGGCAAGAAGTCCTACGACAAGCGCGCCGCCATCGCCCAGCGGGAGGCGAAGCGCGACGTCGATCGCGCCTTGAAGGAGGCGAAGCAGGGATGAAGCGGGGATGGCAGCTGGCTTGCGCCCTCTTCTGCCTGGCGACGGCCCCGGCCGGGGCCGAAGTCCTGCAGGTGCGCTTCGAGGACGGGCGCCCCGCCGCCGAGCTCGGCCTCCAGCGTCTGGAAGCTGCGAGCCTCGAATGGTACGTGGCTGCCAACGATGTGGTGCGGGCCCTGGGCCTGGAGCGCTTCTGGAAGCCCGAGACCGGCAAGCTCGTCATCAAGATCGGCGAGACGAAGCTGCAAGTGACCGTGGACACCCGGCTCGTCGTCGTGGGGGACGACGACGTGCTGCTCCACCTGCCAGTGCGCTATCGCGCCGGCAGCGTCTACCTGCCGCTCGAATTCCTGGAGACCGTCCTCGCTCCCGCCGCGGGGCCCAGCTGGCACTTCGATCGCAGTCGACTGCAGCTCACGGTGGGCGGTGGTGGCGCCGATGTGCTCGGCATCGACTACGAGACCGTATCGGGGGATACGGAGGTGCGCTTGCATCTGGCTCGCTCCTTCCAGCATCGAGTGCAAGCGACCTCGAAGGAGCTCGTGCGCGTCCGCCTCTTCGACGCCGTGGTGAACCCGCTGGCTCTGGTGGGAGATGCGCCGGCACCGCTCGTCCGCCGCCTGCGCGCCGAGCAACGCGGCAGTGAAGCGTTGCTCTACCTGGAACTGGACCCCAACGTGGACGGCTTCGATGCCAGCACCCGGGACGGCGGCCGCACGCTGGTGATCCTGTTGCGGCGCGGGCTGGAGCCCACGCCGCAGCCCGAGTTCAAGCTGCCCGAGACCGCCCAGCGCGAGAGCTTTCGTCCCGAAGGCGCGGCTCGCCGCGGTTGCAGCGTCCTCCTCCTCGACGCCGGCCATGGCGGCGACGACGCCGGCGTGCGCGGCTCCGGACTGGTGGAGAAGGACCTGACCTTGGAGCTCGCCAACCGGTTGCGGCCGCAGCTCGAAGCGGCGCTACCGCTCCGCGTCGAGCTCCTGCGCAGCAGCGACCGCAGCATCACCGACGAAAGACGAGCC
It encodes the following:
- the smpB gene encoding SsrA-binding protein SmpB, coding for MGDTNGKAAERGIKIVTTNRKAHYDYHILDRIEAGIALQGTEVKSLRAGRINLKDSYAEFRDGELFLVGAHISPYEQGNRFNHDPERERKLLLHRREILRYGLKAREKGLTIVPLRVYFKDRRVKVELALVKGKKSYDKRAAIAQREAKRDVDRALKEAKQG
- a CDS encoding N-acetylmuramoyl-L-alanine amidase, with protein sequence MKRGWQLACALFCLATAPAGAEVLQVRFEDGRPAAELGLQRLEAASLEWYVAANDVVRALGLERFWKPETGKLVIKIGETKLQVTVDTRLVVVGDDDVLLHLPVRYRAGSVYLPLEFLETVLAPAAGPSWHFDRSRLQLTVGGGGADVLGIDYETVSGDTEVRLHLARSFQHRVQATSKELVRVRLFDAVVNPLALVGDAPAPLVRRLRAEQRGSEALLYLELDPNVDGFDASTRDGGRTLVILLRRGLEPTPQPEFKLPETAQRESFRPEGAARRGCSVLLLDAGHGGDDAGVRGSGLVEKDLTLELANRLRPQLEAALPLRVELLRSSDRSITDERRAELANKSGGDILVSLHCNGAFSPGASGFEVLFVGPHTVGNRAQTAAAGNFLPWQNAQGPYATRSQQLAQVLQTELGKRLSLPNRGAREANLTFLRGVAMPAVVVEVGFLTNAGEAGTLQSPEYATQLAAGIAAAVQRLCDRSAAEGERMGWVDEPESEAAKR
- a CDS encoding ATP-binding protein, which gives rise to MKRARRHPELPAAKLRWTCAPRQLGFRDTRALPTRPEIYGQPKALAALRLGLEIQSPGYNIFVVGLTGTGKTTTICRLFEELHVTGPVPPDLCYVHNFERPEEPWALQLPAGTGRMLRQDMRDLMEFVRRSLPEVFESEAYQTRHRRTLEVFKERGRAAFKEFEGRVEKEGFRIVQIQMGALTHAELHALVAGEPLPMERLKDMADEGRFGRDELKTLRGKYEKLTVGLQSVLQEGRRIEKELGESLRKLDRHFATLVVRDPLKELQEKYAKLPRLLAYLAAVQEHILDSLAKFARAAQEGSGDEDTGPTPRLREYEVNLVVDHAESKGPPVVIESSPTLRNLFGGVDFVPLRSGGWRSDFTRISAGSLLRAHGGYLVFNLHDVGEPGLWPLLKRTLKNRKAEIHPPESPLIAASALKPEPVTLDVKVVVIGDVLTYSMLHAYDDEFRKIFKVKADFDSSMPRTRRSMQQYARFLATLAESENLLPFDGSGVAGILEFGARFAGRQDRLSTRFSDIADVAREAHYWAKKNRSRTIGVAHVDQALQQRVQRVNLLEERVQRSINEGALLLDLRGKKIGQLNGLTVFDLGDYTFGRPSRLTSEVSMGRSGIINIERESNLSGSTHDKGMLILAGYLRGKYAQQRPLTLSASIAFEQSYGGVDGDSASAAELFALISAIARLPLRQDLAVTGSINQKGEIQPIGGINEKIEGFFDTCKARGLTGTQGVIFPGTNAPELMLRKDVVAAVRAGKFHLHAVRSVDQGLEILTGVKAGRRTKSGYERDTVHGIVDGALTELAEEIKEYVEASDTVSGRPPTQGLADDDEEDGDVLRRRRPRRRR